A region of Necator americanus strain Aroian chromosome I, whole genome shotgun sequence DNA encodes the following proteins:
- a CDS encoding hypothetical protein (NECATOR_CHRI.G3826.T1), translating to MPDPFVKIEIHEKQVMPKGLLQRLADKIRKEHPKLDNVRLLHDNERPHIAKKTSQKILELGWEVLLHPPYSPNLAPSDYHFFRLLQHRLEEKRYDDRDHLENDLRAFFASKSPAFDAKGIRDLVRRRRRLSMLMEIISSNNKMSKSRMPTKDRSSREIFSRNTLKRVWDSALSPIPSGRPPSPTKSGCDSTYPQSPIMIYGVGDLGSADDGDGKA from the exons atgccggatcctttcgtgaaaattGAAATACATGAGAAGCAGGTCATGCCGAA AGGTctactgcaaagactggccgacaagatccgcaaggagcacccgaagctcgacaacgttcgcctgctgcacgataacgagcgacctcacatcgcgaagaagacttcccagaaaattctggagcttggatgggaagttctactgcacccaccgtacagcccgaacctggccccgagcgactaccacTTCTTCCGCTTGTTACAGCATCGCTTGGAAGAGAAGCgatacgatgatcgtgaccatcTCGAGAATGACCTTCGTGCTTTCTTCGCTTCCAAGTCGCCGGCGTTCGatgccaaaggaatccgtgaccTTGTGAGACGtcgcagaaggttgtcgatgttgatggagattatttcgtcgaataataaaatgtcaaaaa GTCGTATGCCGACAAAAGATCGCAGCtcgagagagatattcagcagaAATACGCTGAAGCGAGTTTGGGATTCTGCTCTTTCGCCAATTCCTAGTGGTCGTCCCCCATCGCCAACAAAGTCAGGCTGCGACTCTACCTATCCACAATCCCCTATCATGATTTACGGAGtgggagacttgggcagcgccgACGACGGTGATGGAAAAGCTTGA
- a CDS encoding hypothetical protein (NECATOR_CHRI.G3821.T2) yields the protein MVESREVGGDSMLKSLLACVLIRVNIRDVALGPVDMFEDEKRAFVVVAGSNRPINGVTVLAAPIEDDNSNVM from the exons ATGGTTGAAAGTCGAGAGGTTGGTGGAGATTCCATG CTAAAATCGCTGCTGGCATGTGTATTAATTCGTGTAAATATCAG AGATGTGGCACTGGGACCTGTAGATATGTTCGAGGACGAAAAACGTGCGTTTGTAGTCGTTGCAGGAAGTAATCGTCCTATAAATGGAGTAACTGTGCTCGCTGCTCCAATTGAAGATGACAATTCAAATGTTATGTGA
- a CDS encoding hypothetical protein (NECATOR_CHRI.G3820.T1), with the protein MFVFVLVLVIVAGASADSPLARSVCSNPPRGDDKIRKAFLEGHNKIRQELATGGIDDDMGTLPGSTSLFMLSYNCELEVPALRASSACESESNTPGVIEGKSVNYGIARGHNAAPSDDEAVVDIEKLLEKWKETRYNVNFDKTTVIYESEDAAPFARIVYNKSISLGCAVTHCGPKRTAYACAYSASPVFGKPLYWPSTKGAGCTKHTECRKAIPGKDITCDATLNLCFTSSLDINDIDSTAGNSLNVAETKPDGPSGVLSRAMRQTVVDTHEGDRSPLAQGTDRN; encoded by the exons ATGTTCGTCTTTGTGCTG GTACTCGTAATCGTCGCCGGTGCTTCTGCAGATTCACCATTAG CTCGGTCTGTGTGTTCAAATCCACCGAGAGGGGATGATAAAATACGCAAAGCCTTCCTAGAGGGACATAACAAAATCAGACAGGAGCTTGCCACTGGAGGTATAGATGATGACATGGGCACTCTACCGGGATCGACAAGCTTGTTTATGTTG TCGTACAACTGCGAACTGGAAGTACCAGCTCTAAGAGCTTCCAGCGCATGTGAATCTGAGAGCAACACGCCAGGTGTCATAGAGGGAAAATCTGTTAACTATGGAAT AGCACGTGGTCACAATGCCGCTCCTTCTGATGATGAAGCTGTAGTCGACatagaaaaattgttggaGAAATGGAAGGAGACGCGTTACAATGTCAATTTCGACAAAACTACCGTTATCTACGAGAGCGAAGATGCTGCACCGTTTGCAAGA ATTGTTTACAACAAGTCGATTTCGCTGGGATGTGCGGTAACTCATTGTGGACCGAAAAGAACTGCATATGCTTGCGCATACAGTGCCag CCCAGTCTTTGGAAAACCGCTTTACTGGCCCTCAACGAAAGGTGCCGGGTGTACGAAACACACTGAATGTAGAAAGGCAATACCTGGTAAAGATATCACGTGCGATGCTACTCTAAACCTCTGTTTTACGAGTTCGTTGGATATAAATG ATATTGATTCAACAGCAGGAAATTCACTAAATGTTGCTGAAACGAAACCAGATGGTCCTAGTGGTGTGTTGAGCAGAGCGATGCGTCAGACGGTAGTCGATACGCATGAAGGAGACAG ATCGCCGCTTGCTCAGGGGACCGACAGAAATTGA
- a CDS encoding hypothetical protein (NECATOR_CHRI.G3824.T2) — MRKLERDDLVVKVDGRQLHHLRFAHDIILITPSISEVERMLTEFDETCGCIGLRLNLEKAVFMCNGWVSDAPFTLNRTNISECTRYVYLGRELNVMKVLTPELGRRRRAAWGAYKSIEDVVKKTRNTRLRALLFNTTILPALTYASERKHGHFASRKKTWKASLNAIERVMLGVSRFTQVRDGIRSSLLRQRSKIRTSSRLPRKVK, encoded by the coding sequence atgcgaaagttggaacgGGACGACTTAgtagtgaaggttgatggtcggcagctacaccatttgcgctttgctcaTGACATCATACTGATAACCCCTAGTATCAGTGAAGTGGAACGAATgttgaccgaattcgacgaaacatgtggatgcatcggtcttcggCTGAATTTGGAAAAGGCAGTGTTCATGtgtaacggatgggtctcggatgccccattcacgctcaacagaacgaacatatccgaatgcaccagatatgtttatctgggtcgggaattgaacgtgATGAAAgtcctgacccccgagctgggcaggaggagacgagcggcttggggagcgtataagagcatcgaggatgtagtgaaaaaaaccaggaacaCACGGCTTCGTGCTctcctcttcaacaccaccatacttcctgctttgacctatgcttctgAAAGGAAACATGGGCAttttgcaagcaggaagaaaacgtggaaagcgtcattgaacgcaattgagagagtgatgctaggagtgtcccgtttcacgcaagtgagggacgggatccgaagttctctcctacgccAGCGATCAAAGATTAGAACCTCgtcgcgtttgccaaggaaagtaaaataa
- a CDS encoding hypothetical protein (NECATOR_CHRI.G3821.T1), whose amino-acid sequence MHQFVILLLLISFAGSVNSAYYTTCARMDAGPFLAKIAAGMCINSCKYQRCGTGTCRYVRGRKTCVCSRCRK is encoded by the exons ATGCATCAGTTCGTAATACTTCTGCTCCTGATAAGCTTTGCAGGCAGCGTAAACAGCGCCTACTACACCACATGCGCCCGTATGGATGCAGGCCCTTTTCTAGCTAAAATCGCTGCTGGCATGTGTATTAATTCGTGTAAATATCAG AGATGTGGCACTGGGACCTGTAGATATGTTCGAGGACGAAAAACGTGCGTTTGTAGTCGTTGCAGGAAGTAA
- a CDS encoding hypothetical protein (NECATOR_CHRI.G3818.T1) translates to MHQFVILLLLISFSGSAGNTYYTTCARMDAGPFLAKIAAGMCISSCKFQNCGTGTCRNVRGRKTCVCSRCRK, encoded by the exons ATGCATCAGTTCGTAATACTTCTGCTCCTGATAAGCTTTTCTGGCAGCGCAGGCAATACCTACTATACCACCTGCGCCCGTATGGATGCAGGCCCTTTTCTAGCTAAAATCGCTGCTGGCATGTGTATTTCATCCTGTAAATTTCAG AATTGTGGCACTGGTACTTGTAGAAATGTTCGAGGACGAAAAACGTGCGTATGTAGTCGTTGCAGGAAGTAA
- a CDS encoding hypothetical protein (NECATOR_CHRI.G3817.T1), whose amino-acid sequence MNQLLLCFALFAIFGFISPQFYLSTCARMDVPILDKAARAACITSCSIQEMNSMHQILIENLSVNDVIYHHRCPEFDHMIRLHKSIATAKHGTLMFTLYLLFLPSAFSLQCYNFIDHQYGGEIEHGKREAVECTNPEYCLDLFKEGDDENIYSALCANNSDPENTCMSNSCTNSHGNGFSTKKCCCNTALCNLSSFQRYSVSILVNFAIFMVFVL is encoded by the exons atgaACCAGCTTCTTCTTTGCTTCGCACTATTCGCTATTTTCGGATTCATCTCTCCACAATTCTACCTTTCCACATGTGCCAGAATGGATGTGCCGATTCTTGACAAAGCTGCCAGAGCAGCTTGCATTACTTCATGTAGCATACAG GAAATGAATAGTATGCATCAGATTTTAATCGAAAACCTGTCAGTTAATGACGTCATTTACCACCACCGATGTCCCGAATTCGACCATATGATAAGATTGCATAAATCAATTGCTACTGCTAAGCACGGCACGCTTATGTTTACATTATATCTATTATTTCTACCTTCAGCATTCTCTCTACAGTGCTACAATTTTATTGATCATCAATACGGTGGTGAAATAGAGCATGGAAAAAGa GAAGCTGTCGAATGCACAAATCCTGAATACTGCCTGGATTTGTTCAAAGAGGGAGACGATGAGAACATATACTCAGCACTGTGTGCCAATAACTCCGATCCTGAAAACACTTGTATG AGTAATTCCTGCACAAATTCTCATGGTAACgggttttcaacgaaaaaatgttgttgtaACACTGCATTGTGTAATTTATCATCGTTCCAAAGATATTCTGTCTCGATTCTTGtaaattttgctatttttatggtttttgttttgtaa
- a CDS encoding hypothetical protein (NECATOR_CHRI.G3817.T2) translates to MCRFLTKLPEQLALLHVAYRIVALVTVKIEEDVKHVSISTGTATIAAERVHPDRRDAYVGKPFSLQCYNFIDHQYGGEIEHGKREAVECTNPEYCLDLFKEGDDENIYSALCANNSDPENTCMSNSCTNSHGNGFSTKKCCCNTALCNLSSFQRYSVSILVNFAIFMVFVL, encoded by the exons ATGTGCCGATTCTTGACAAAGCTGCCAGAGCAGCTTGCATTACTTCATGTAGCATACAG AATTGTGGCACTGGTTACTGTGAAAATAGAGGAGGACGTAAAACATGT AAGCATAAGTACGGGCACGGCGACAATTGCTGCCGAACGCGTTCATCCGGACCGACGCGACGCATACGTCGGCAAAC CATTCTCTCTACAGTGCTACAATTTTATTGATCATCAATACGGTGGTGAAATAGAGCATGGAAAAAGa GAAGCTGTCGAATGCACAAATCCTGAATACTGCCTGGATTTGTTCAAAGAGGGAGACGATGAGAACATATACTCAGCACTGTGTGCCAATAACTCCGATCCTGAAAACACTTGTATG AGTAATTCCTGCACAAATTCTCATGGTAACgggttttcaacgaaaaaatgttgttgtaACACTGCATTGTGTAATTTATCATCGTTCCAAAGATATTCTGTCTCGATTCTTGtaaattttgctatttttatggtttttgttttgtaa
- a CDS encoding hypothetical protein (NECATOR_CHRI.G3819.T1), whose translation MHQLVILLLLISFSGSAGNTYYTTCARMDAGPLLAKIAAGLCISSCRFQNCGTGTCMYVRGRKTCVCSRCRK comes from the exons ATGCATCAGCTCGTAATACTTCTGCTCCTGATAAGCTTTTCTGGCAGCGCAGGCAATACCTACTATACCACCTGCGCCCGTATGGATGCAGGCCCTCTTCTAGCTAAAATAGCTGCTGGCCTGTGTATTTCATCCtgtagatttcag AATTGTGGCACTGGTACTTGCATGTATGTACGAGGACGAAAAACGTGCGTATGTAGTCGTTGCAGGAAGTAA
- a CDS encoding hypothetical protein (NECATOR_CHRI.G3825.T1) codes for MKMLYQRIRGKHQHLGRSPEDVTENRLCFLGLIMRGASDRLVYVVLLTYHYSAVECFVVVTHSNSASQSDCAVYLNIPSLRVTRAVEVREDLAAWQGEH; via the exons ATGAAGATGCTGTACCAGCGAatacgtggaaaacatcaacatcttggcCGGTCTCCAGAAGATGTCACAGAAAACCGTCTTTGCTTCCTCGGTCTCATTATGAGGGGAGCGTCTGATCGTCTTGTCTATGTTGTC CTTCTCACTTATCATTACAGTGCTGTTGAATGTTTTGTCGTCGTCACTCATTCGAATTCTGCCTCGCAATCTGATTGTGCAGTCTACCTCAATATCCCGTCGTTACGCGTGACACGTGCGGTGGAAGTGCGTGAGGATCTAGCAGCATGGCAAGGTGAACATTGA
- a CDS encoding hypothetical protein (NECATOR_CHRI.G3822.T2), whose product MRRAADQCPADIFFAPSGSPLTVLEYADDVVIFAESSTKHQHAVNLVSKLAAAYGLRLRPDKYKQMLISSRPRTGIRVDEQPIELVNEFCYLSWVREKLDCTLDCTERKLLRRLLATFGPGLLSRVYKSDCVYKLARCYSASTEYNRLKSLLACVLIRVNIRDVALGPVDMFEDEKRAFVVVAGSNRPINGVTVLAAPIEDDNSNVM is encoded by the exons ATGCGAAGAGCAGccgatcagtgtcctgccgacatctTCTTTGCACCATCAGGGAGCCCCTTGACTGTTCTCGAGtatgccgacgatgttgttatattcgcggaaagcagtacgaaacatcaacatgctgttaaccttgtatcgaagctggctgcagcttatggactacgtctacgtcCTGATAAATACAAGCAGATGttgatctcttcgagacctcgaacgggaatcagggtggacgaacaaccgatagaactcgtcaaTGAGTTCTGCTACCTGAGCTGGGTTAGGGAGAAGCTTGATTGCacgcttgattgcacggaacgaaagctgcttagacggctacttgctACTTTTGGCCCGGG TTTGTTGAGCCGCGtgtacaagtctgattgcgtGTATAAGCTTGCTCGTTGTTACTCTGCTTCTACTGAATACAATCGG CTAAAATCGCTGCTGGCATGTGTATTAATTCGTGTAAATATCAG AGATGTGGCACTGGGACCTGTAGATATGTTCGAGGACGAAAAACGTGCGTTTGTAGTCGTTGCAGGAAGTAATCGTCCTATAAATGGAGTAACTGTGCTCGCTGCTCCAATTGAAGATGACAATTCAAATGTTATGTGA
- a CDS encoding hypothetical protein (NECATOR_CHRI.G3822.T1), translating to MRRAADQCPADIFFAPSGSPLTVLEYADDVVIFAESSTKHQHAVNLVSKLAAAYGLRLRPDKYKQMLISSRPRTGIRVDEQPIELVNEFCYLSWVREKLDCTLDCTERKLLRRLLATFGPGYATMKIFTQKLMWYTCG from the coding sequence ATGCGAAGAGCAGccgatcagtgtcctgccgacatctTCTTTGCACCATCAGGGAGCCCCTTGACTGTTCTCGAGtatgccgacgatgttgttatattcgcggaaagcagtacgaaacatcaacatgctgttaaccttgtatcgaagctggctgcagcttatggactacgtctacgtcCTGATAAATACAAGCAGATGttgatctcttcgagacctcgaacgggaatcagggtggacgaacaaccgatagaactcgtcaaTGAGTTCTGCTACCTGAGCTGGGTTAGGGAGAAGCTTGATTGCacgcttgattgcacggaacgaaagctgcttagacggctacttgctACTTTTGGCCCGGGGTATGCCACGATGAAGATCTtcacgcagaaattgatgtggtatacctgcggatga